A stretch of Porites lutea chromosome 5, jaPorLute2.1, whole genome shotgun sequence DNA encodes these proteins:
- the LOC140937147 gene encoding dnaJ homolog subfamily C member 11-like: MAESEEAEVDYYAVLNVSKEPNDDELKAASRCMCTSYQLANIKTREKEVLSNPEVRSICNVYGQKGLDAGWEVTERRRAPAEAPLTHTDTPTLLLL; this comes from the exons ATGGCGGAATCGGAAGAGGCCGAAGTAGATTATTACGCTGTTTTGAACGTCAGCAAAGAG cCAAACGATGATGAGCTTAAAGCTGCTTCCAGATGCATGTGCACATCATATCAACTTGCAAACATCAAGACCCGCGAAAAAGAAG TCCTAAGTAATCCTGAAGTAAGAAGTATTTGTAATGTTTATGGACAGAAGGGACTGGATGCAGGCTGGGAG GTTACTGAAAGACGGAGAGCACCTGCTGAA GCCCCTTTGACTCATACAGATACACCCACACTCTTGCTTCTCTGA
- the LOC140937030 gene encoding F-box/WD repeat-containing protein 5-like, which produces MSVARTKSPMLVGFNNIWRNLPDSLLLHIFCFLSPNEVVLAGEVCRNWNRVSEDELLWKHLLQKTLLNRAGDNIELPVKSSSWFEEYKRIYQTTPVVEGQVLKEHTDEVLHVTFSHDGQLLASSSKDCSVILWRVYDFHRCVKMVEKINFEDHNWEYVQFCEFNKTSTLLLVSGVNKMRDLSFRGEIFILQLQGFNAVGVLHCVNSEPYDVFGAWLTERYYISGTFEFMENDSSTSELWANCAYGFSEDYQTKLARVVNYNSSSVRTVLVARPSGKCSSRPTKGSSALRRDDHICLIFTHGTVTYVPHQIVFKWLKLENGDYATRKLSIIRNSHTNSSCMERGRKGEVGYEPCYTEEEHCIETNAHIIGMSLSPDQQFLYVNCRPWQQQDGKDRTGPRLIASPPEISSEITLRVYSLATYKLVGVHTGHEAYTPNDGCFFIFLNVADKFVASGAEDHCAHVWDRHFGTKLATLKGHSNVVNCVAFNPVNQQMLVSASDDQTIRVWRSRQLSKLPVNDSVEVEESYEEISFVEERFLRETNV; this is translated from the exons ATGTCTGTAGCAAGAACTAAATCACCGATGTTGGTTGGATTCAACAACATTTGGAGAAATCTTCCAGACAGTCTCCTGCtgcacattttttgttttctttctccgAATGAAGTTGTCCTTGCTGGTGAAGTCTGTCGAAACTGGAATCGCGTTTCTGAGGATGAATTGCTCTGGAAACACTTGCTTCAAAAGACTTTGCTCAACAGAGCAGGCGACAACATTGAGCTTCCGGTTAAATCATCTTCTTGGTTTGAAGAATATAAAAGAATCTACCAAACCACCCCTGTAGTGGAAGGCCAGGTACTGAAGGAACACACCGATGAAGTTCTTCACGTGACTTTTTCACACGATGGTCAACTTTTGGCATCAAGTTCGAAAGATTGCAGCGTGATTCTCTGGCGGGTCTACGATTTCCATCGTTGTGTTAAAATGGTGGAAAAGATAAACTTTGAAGATCACAATTGGGAGTATGTTCAGTTTTGTGAATTCAATAAAACCAGCACTCTCCTTCTTGTATCAGGGGTTAATAAGATGCGAGACTTGAGTTTTAGAG GTGAAATCTTCATACTTCAGCTTCAAGGATTCAATGCAGTTGGTGTACTTCATTGTGTAAACAGTGAACCATATGATGTGTTTGGAGCTTGGCTAACAGAAAGATACTATATTTCAGGCACATTTGAATTCATGGAAAACGATTCATCTACTTCAGAGTTATGGGCAAACTGTGCATATGGTTTTAGTGAAGACTATCAAACAAAACTGGCCCGGGTTGTTAATTACAATTCTAGCTCTGTGAGAACTGTTCTTGTAGCCAGGCCAAGCGGCAAGTGTAGTTCACGACCTACCAAAGGTTCCTCAGCATTGCGAAGAGATGATCatatttgcttgatttttacCCATGGCACAGTGACTTATGTCCCCCATCAGATTGTCTTCAAATGGCTTAAACTTGAAAATGGAGATTATGCCACAAGGAAACTGTCCATAATTAGAAACAGCCATACAAACAGTAGCTGCATGGAAAGAGGCAGAAAAGGTGAAGTTGGCTATGAACCATGTTACACAGAAGAGGAACATTGTATCGAAACCAATGCTCACATTATTGGCATGAGCTTGTCACCAGATCAGCAATTTCTCTATGTCAATTGTCGCCCTTGGCAACAGCAAGATGGAAAAGATAGAACTGGTCCACGGCTAATTGCTTCTCCTCCCGAAATCTCCAGTGAAATAACCCTACGGGTTTACAGCTTGGCCACATACAAACTTGTTGGTGTTCATACTGGCCATGAAGCATATACTCCTAATGATGGCtgcttctttatttttcttaatgtTGCAGACAAGTTTGTTGCAAG TGGAGCAGAGGATCATTGTGCTCATGTTTGGGACAGACACTTTGGAACCAAGCTAGCCACTCTTAAAGGACACAGTAATGTAGTGAACTGTGTTGCATTCAACCCTGTGAACCAACAAATGCTGGTCAGTGCGAGCGATGATCAGACTATCAGAGTATGGAGATCCAGGCAGCTGTCCAAGCTACCGGTGAATGATTCAGTGGAGGTAGAAGAAAGTTACGAAGAAATAAGCTTTGTGGAGGAGAGATTTTTAAGAGAAACAAATGTGTGA
- the LOC140938886 gene encoding ventral anterior homeobox 2-like: MLQIARYPLPFNPTPVLCPLCTLPPGNTRFTFQPCCFYPTETHPESQVHLPVNSLMSLRRSSFEPYRAPVRSVNGIPLASQNFHSPSNEDITRVQPVRSSGVGANQHGGNRDDSGNLHCTALSGIKKKRQKRTIFTCEQLSRLESLFEEQQYIVGTERQQLAEALNLSETQIKIWFQNRRIKWRKENKQNFPDFLGASPFSVACARIRHSRGLDSWDDE, translated from the exons ATGCTGCAAATTGCTAGATATCCCTTACCTTTTAACCCTACCCCGGTTTTGTGTCCGCTATGCACCTTACCTCCCGGAAATACCCGTTTTACTTTTCAACCGTGTTGTTTCTACCCCACGGAAACACATCCAGAATCGCAAGTCCATCTTCCGGTAAATTCTCTAATGAGTCTGCGGAGGTCCTCTTTTGAGCCTTACAGGGCCCCGGTCCGATCTGTGAATGGGATCCCATTAGCATCTCAGAATTTTCATTCTCCGTCAAACGAGGATATTACGCGAGTGCAGCCTGTGCGAAGTAGTGGCGTTGGTGCTAATCAGCACGGTG GTAACAGAGACGATTCAGGAAATTTGCATTGCACTGCCCTTTCTGGCATCAAGAAAAAGCGACAAAAGAGAactattttcacatgtgaacaGCTGAGTCGACTGGAATCTTTGTTTGAAGAGCAGCAGTATATAGTGGGCACAGAGAGACAGCAGTTGGCAGAAGCTCTGAATTTGTCTGAAACTCAG ATCAAAATTTGGTTCCAAAATCGCCGAATTAAATGGAGGAAGGAGAACAAGCAGAATTTCCCAGATTTTCTTGGCGCCAGTCCTTTCTCTGTTGCGTGTGCCCGAATCAGACACTCAAGAGGACTGGATTCCTGGGATGACGAGTGA